GCGCACAAGGAGCGAATCCCAGAGCGCCTCGGTGCCCAGGTGTCCGCCGCCGCCGGCGTTGTTGACCGTGGGGTGGCCGTTGGCGATCTCGAACAGGTTGTAGTTGCTGGCCGCGGCCATCTCTTTTATCCCCAGTGCCCACCAGAAATTGGGGTGGTTGATCGTGCAGGCACCGGCCCCGGACCTAATCATGTCCACGTTGCGTTGGAGGACATCCACCACGCTCGCACCGCCGGCCGGGGGCAGGGCCGCATCCAGGTTGATCGCGTTCAGGTGCACGGGCAGGCTGTGGCCCTCGCCGGAGACAAACTGGTCCGTGACCTCCTCGCCCGACAGCACCACGAACTTGCCCTCGGCGGCCATGACCGCGTTCAGCCCGCGCACATCGGTGAGGAAATTGTGGTCGGATATGACCACGAACTGGTAGCCGTTCTCCTTGTACCAGCGCACCACGGCGTCCGGCGAGCTGTCGCCGTCCGAGTTGATCGTGTGGGTGTGGGTGTTGCCGCGCCACCATTCGGCGTTGGCCGCGGGGGCGAGAGAAAGACCGAGGACGACGAGGCAGAGCGGCAACATCCGGCGCATGCGGAATCTCCTTGCAGGGTGGGTGGAGGACAGGACAGCGCTTTGATGGGAATATAGCCGGGGACACGTGGAGGGTCAAGCAGCGGGTGTCAATCATATCAATAATAACATGGAATTATCCCCTTCAAACAAATAATTGCTCTCCGCCTTCGATGACCACCTGTCTTAATTGTGATATATCCTGACTCACCTTGGAATACTCTGAGATATTTAAAATCATCTTGAGTTACTTTTATTCACTTTGGATTGGTTTGGGTTAGCACGGATTGGTTTGGGTTAGCACGGATTAGTATGGGTTAGCACGGATTAGTATGGGTTAGTATGGATTAGTATGGGTTAGTATGGGTTAGTACGGATTAGTACGGGTTAGTACGGGTTAGTACGGCGCACACCCTAATACACCCAAAAATATTTTGATAATATCGGTTAAACACCTTGCGCTCTGCCCAATATTTGATTATATTAAATTGGGTCAGCCCAAACGATCACCCAAACAGGAGTTAATATGAGCAAGGTCGAAGTTCTGAATGCACTGATCCGTCAAATACTTGTGGAACGAGAACAAGTGAAGCAAAAGTTGGAACCGCTCCAAAAACGCCTCGAACAACTTAATAGCGTAGTCCAGTATATTGAAGAAAGTGCGGATGTCTCTTTTGATTCCTATCAAGAACAGTCTACTATTGAAACGCCCTTCACTTCTGCCAATCAAGTCCCTTCTCAAAAGTACAAAAATATACCAATGATCCAAGCCGCTGAAAAAGTGCTTCGTGAAAATGGAAAGCCTATGCACATGAAGGATATTATACAGGGAATTTTGGATGGTGGATACGAGCAGCAGAAAGATCCTAAACGCATTTATCAAAGTCTCTATTCGACCATGAGCAAGCGCAAGCCAGAAGTGTTTTATAAGATCAAAAACAAGCAAGCGACCTTTGGTTTGTCCGAATGGAAAGAAAAAGACAGCGCCCCATCTGCGAAATGAGGCGCTGTCACATGTGGTAAGGGGCGGGTGCCGGTGCCAACTCCGGGCTTTGCACCCACGGGTTGAGGGTTCGACTCCCTCCCGCTCCACCACAGATTTGTAAATGCCCTCGTAGCTGAAATGGATAAAGCACCTGTTTTGCGCACAGGGGGGGTCCGGGTTCGAGTCCTGGCGAGGGCACTCACAATTACCAGGTGAAGGATTTCTAAACTGGTTTAAATTTGGGAACTCTTCACCTGTTGCTCTTGTTAAAAAACCCAAGAGCCTTGCTCACTTATATTCTAACTACAATTTCGGCTTATTGTCAAGAATTCTTGACGTTTTCAAAATATGGGCCAGTTAACTGATTTGTTTGCTTACAGTTTGAGATAATCTAAATATAGATCGAAGCCGCGCCTTGGGTCTTCCAGAGCGCGGCTTCATTCTGGCACACGGCAAAGGCTACTTTTTCTCGAAATCGTAGCTTTCGCCCTCCAGACGGTAGAGGGTCTCGCCGGCCTTGGGCACGAACAGCACACCCTCGTCCTCGCGGTCCTTCCACTCGTCCAGGTTGATCGTGGCCGGGTCACGGTAGCCCAGGTTGATCTGCGCGCAGCGCTCGGGCGGGATTTTCGTGGCCAGGATAACGTTCACGTTGCACTTTTCCACACCGTTTACATACGTCCCGCCGCCGCGCACATGGGTGCTGTGGGCCAGGATCCCGCGGGGCACGTCGGCGAATTTCTCCATCTGGGCCATGAAATAATCCCGCGTGTGGTAGCCCACCCGGTCGAGCAGCTTGCCGTGGGTGTAGCTCACCTCGTCGATATGCGGGGCGTAGATTATCAGCTCGCCGCCCGGCTCGATCACCGGCTCCAGCTTGTACATCACCTTGCCCGCCACCCAGATGTCATCGTACATGGCCGGGGCCACGCCCAGCACGCGCTTGTACTTGCGTTGCGTGTAGCGGATATGGAGCTGGGCGCTCAGGTCGGCGGCGCGGCTCCAGGCCTCTCGGGTCGGCCCGATGAAAAGCCCGGCCAGCTTGCCGCCCTTTTCCACCATGTCAAAGTTCGTGACCGGCACGGGGATGAACTCGGCCGCGCGGTCGACCACCTTGCGCGTGGGGGTCCACTTGTTGCCGTTGATCAGCGGGTTCGTTATCACCGCGCCCAGCCAGTGGAAAAAGTGCAGCAGCTCATCGCCCGAGATGCCGGGGAAGAAATACTTGTTGCCGCCGGAGAACCCCACCACCTCGTGGGGGAAAGTCGGCCCCAGGATCACCAGGTGGTCGTAATCGAAGATCATCCGGTTGATCGGAACCTTCAGCTCCTCGCGGAACAGGCCGCCGCTGATCTTCTCGATCTCATCCGCGCTGATCGTGCCGATCTGGGTGAACGTGCCGGGGAGGTCCCAGCGGTGGTTGTGTATCGTCACGTCCGGGTAGTCGCGCTTCAGGGCCTCGGGGCTCATTCCCACGCGCGCAGCGATCTTTTCCTCGCTCATCGGATGGTGCGTGCCCAGGGCGATCAGGTAGTCCAGCTTCTTCACCCGGCCCTTGAGGTGCTTGTAGAAAATGGGGAACATCAGGTCTATCGGCACGGTGCGGGTGCTGTCCGGGATGATGACCAGCAGGCGCTTGCCAGTCAGGTCCATCTTTCCGAAAGCCTCGGCGCAGAGGGCCTCGGCCTCGGCCGCCCCGATCAGGGTCCCGTCGGCGTACCCCTTGCCGATCACGTCGAATTCGTGAGCCATGTTGTTTCTCCTGCGATCAGAAAACACGGGCGACCGCATGGACCGCCCCGAGATGTGATGACCCCGCGTGTAGGGGCGGCCCCCCGTGGCCGCCCGAATAATACTGGCAGGCACAGGGGCCTGCCCCCTACGGGTAGCGGTTCAGACGGTTGCGAGCCCTGAGGGCACGGCATGCCGTGTCCCTACATTCAAATACACCGTAATACAATCTTCTGGGCCCCTTTCTACTTCTTCCAGGGCGGCGTGTCCGGCAGAAGGGCCTCGAACTCCTCGATGAGCGCAGCCTCGTAGGCCCCGGCGTATGTGCCGGCGGTGAACCGGTCGAACGCTTCTTTGTACAGGCGTTCCCAGCTCTTCTCCTCGGCCCCGGGGTTGATCGGGAAGAACAGGGCGTTGTTGGCCCGGGCGGCTTTCATGTCGCCGGGGGCGTCGCCGATCATCAGGATATTCTGCGGCGCGTACTTGCCCGCTGCGGCCAGAGCGAGGTGCTCTTTCTTGG
The DNA window shown above is from bacterium and carries:
- a CDS encoding CehA/McbA family metallohydrolase, which translates into the protein MRRMLPLCLVVLGLSLAPAANAEWWRGNTHTHTINSDGDSSPDAVVRWYKENGYQFVVISDHNFLTDVRGLNAVMAAEGKFVVLSGEEVTDQFVSGEGHSLPVHLNAINLDAALPPAGGASVVDVLQRNVDMIRSGAGACTINHPNFWWALGIKEMAAASNYNLFEIANGHPTVNNAGGGGHLGTEALWDSLLVRGRKVYGVASDDSHSFKNWGPQYANPGRGWVMVRADNLEATAIVAALNRGDFYSSTGVSLKDVTSDGKSLTVAIDKPEHSATEYTTTFIGTRGVLAVSTDTMAVYRFKGGEGYVRAKIVDSNGRIAWTQPVWP
- a CDS encoding winged helix-turn-helix domain-containing protein; the encoded protein is MSKVEVLNALIRQILVEREQVKQKLEPLQKRLEQLNSVVQYIEESADVSFDSYQEQSTIETPFTSANQVPSQKYKNIPMIQAAEKVLRENGKPMHMKDIIQGILDGGYEQQKDPKRIYQSLYSTMSKRKPEVFYKIKNKQATFGLSEWKEKDSAPSAK
- a CDS encoding lactate racemase domain-containing protein gives rise to the protein MAHEFDVIGKGYADGTLIGAAEAEALCAEAFGKMDLTGKRLLVIIPDSTRTVPIDLMFPIFYKHLKGRVKKLDYLIALGTHHPMSEEKIAARVGMSPEALKRDYPDVTIHNHRWDLPGTFTQIGTISADEIEKISGGLFREELKVPINRMIFDYDHLVILGPTFPHEVVGFSGGNKYFFPGISGDELLHFFHWLGAVITNPLINGNKWTPTRKVVDRAAEFIPVPVTNFDMVEKGGKLAGLFIGPTREAWSRAADLSAQLHIRYTQRKYKRVLGVAPAMYDDIWVAGKVMYKLEPVIEPGGELIIYAPHIDEVSYTHGKLLDRVGYHTRDYFMAQMEKFADVPRGILAHSTHVRGGGTYVNGVEKCNVNVILATKIPPERCAQINLGYRDPATINLDEWKDREDEGVLFVPKAGETLYRLEGESYDFEKK